One Flagellimonas sp. CMM7 genomic region harbors:
- a CDS encoding Gfo/Idh/MocA family protein, whose protein sequence is MKKDKTSKRQNTRRDFVKNTTLLSAGMLLPTLDVGAMANVFDNKTLKLALVGCGGRGSGAADQALQADDNVELVAMADAFEDRLTTSFNNLSEKYADSGKIKVKEKNRFVGFDAYKKAIDLADVVILATPPGFRPQHFAYAVENDKHVFMEKPLATDVPGIRKVLEMAEVAKSKKLNVVVGLQRHYQENYLQTLDLLKDDAIGKIVSGQVYWNSAGVWVRPRKPEYTEMEYQMRNWYYFNWLCGDHILEQHIHNIDVANWFIGEYPVSAQGMGGRLVRTGKEYGEIFDHHFVEFTYPSGAVVASQCRHQPNTMNRVGEAFQGTKGTVLTNDAGTAKIYDINGKELHSISNSEGHNPYQEEHNRLFASIRNNEVINNGEYGAKSTMTAILGRMATYSGKVITWEEAMKSELSLVPEEFSWDANPPVMPNDDGFYPIPIPGKSIVL, encoded by the coding sequence ATGAAAAAAGACAAAACCTCGAAAAGACAAAATACCCGAAGGGATTTTGTTAAAAACACCACCCTTTTATCCGCAGGTATGCTATTACCAACATTAGACGTAGGAGCAATGGCCAATGTATTTGATAACAAAACTTTAAAACTTGCATTAGTAGGTTGCGGCGGCCGGGGCTCTGGAGCTGCAGATCAAGCTCTACAAGCTGACGACAATGTTGAATTGGTAGCAATGGCCGATGCTTTTGAGGATAGACTTACGACCAGTTTTAATAATTTGAGCGAAAAATATGCAGATTCCGGCAAGATCAAGGTGAAAGAAAAAAACAGGTTTGTTGGTTTTGATGCCTATAAAAAAGCAATTGATTTAGCAGATGTGGTCATCTTGGCAACACCACCAGGGTTTAGACCACAGCATTTTGCATATGCTGTTGAAAATGACAAGCACGTGTTTATGGAAAAACCGTTAGCCACAGATGTTCCAGGCATTCGAAAAGTCTTGGAAATGGCAGAAGTAGCCAAGTCAAAGAAGTTGAATGTTGTAGTTGGTCTACAGCGACATTATCAGGAAAATTACCTACAAACATTAGACTTGCTAAAAGATGATGCCATTGGTAAAATAGTATCAGGGCAAGTGTATTGGAACAGTGCCGGCGTTTGGGTGAGGCCAAGAAAACCAGAGTATACCGAAATGGAATACCAAATGCGCAATTGGTATTATTTTAATTGGCTGTGCGGAGATCATATTTTAGAACAACACATACACAATATTGATGTGGCCAACTGGTTTATAGGGGAGTATCCCGTTTCAGCTCAGGGCATGGGTGGTAGACTGGTTCGTACAGGCAAAGAGTATGGGGAAATTTTCGACCATCATTTTGTTGAATTTACGTATCCAAGTGGTGCTGTCGTGGCTAGCCAATGTAGGCACCAACCTAACACCATGAATAGAGTAGGTGAAGCATTTCAGGGTACAAAAGGAACCGTTCTGACCAATGATGCAGGTACTGCCAAGATTTACGATATCAACGGTAAGGAACTGCACTCGATTTCAAATAGTGAGGGGCATAATCCTTACCAAGAAGAGCATAACAGACTTTTTGCCTCTATCAGAAATAATGAAGTCATCAACAATGGAGAGTATGGGGCTAAGAGTACAATGACTGCTATATTGGGGAGAATGGCCACCTACAGTGGAAAAGTGATTACTTGGGAAGAAGCGATGAAATCAGAGTTAAGTTTGGTGCCAGAAGAGTTTTCATGGGACGCAAACCCACCGGTGATGCCCAATGATGATGGCTTCTACCCTATCCCAATACCTGGAAAATCCATTGTACTATAG
- a CDS encoding formylglycine-generating enzyme family protein, with translation MNILRTLKITSLIILLSANVPSIFGQQEQEYTQELPSSKLSISMVTIPSGSFKMGSPINEKGRNDDEGPQRKMEIEGFWMSSHEITWELYNLFLQRELDHIVFVEKGKEVEKKVDAVTGATTPYVDMSLGMGTGKNLPIGNITQLGASKFCEWLSAITGNFYRLPTEAEWEYAARAGTTASYFFEDGSLDQYAWFIDNSGETYHQVGQKRPNPWGLYDMYGNVAEWTLDQYNANTYIENMAFIRVEKEYPVVVRGGSYKDSPEMLRSASRTFSKPIWKQRDPQFPKSKWWHTDAPFVGFRIVRPYKTPNQEVQHSYWLGKE, from the coding sequence ATGAACATTTTAAGAACTTTAAAAATCACTTCACTGATTATATTACTTTCAGCTAATGTACCTTCAATATTTGGGCAACAAGAACAGGAGTATACACAAGAATTGCCCAGTTCTAAACTAAGTATTAGTATGGTTACAATTCCAAGTGGTTCTTTCAAAATGGGAAGTCCAATCAATGAGAAAGGAAGGAATGATGATGAGGGTCCTCAACGGAAAATGGAAATTGAAGGATTCTGGATGTCAAGTCACGAAATAACGTGGGAACTATATAATCTCTTTTTGCAGCGGGAGCTAGACCATATAGTATTTGTCGAAAAAGGAAAAGAGGTTGAAAAAAAAGTGGACGCAGTTACTGGTGCAACTACTCCCTATGTGGATATGAGCTTGGGTATGGGAACTGGAAAAAATCTTCCCATAGGCAACATAACGCAATTAGGGGCTTCAAAGTTTTGTGAATGGCTTTCTGCAATTACTGGGAATTTTTACCGATTACCAACTGAAGCTGAATGGGAATATGCGGCTAGAGCTGGGACCACAGCTTCCTATTTTTTTGAGGATGGCTCGTTGGATCAATACGCCTGGTTTATAGATAATAGTGGAGAAACCTATCATCAAGTAGGTCAAAAAAGACCAAACCCTTGGGGGTTATACGATATGTATGGGAACGTGGCAGAATGGACTTTGGACCAATATAATGCGAATACCTATATCGAAAATATGGCCTTCATTCGGGTTGAAAAAGAATATCCTGTAGTAGTTCGTGGAGGTTCCTATAAAGATAGTCCAGAAATGTTACGCAGTGCTTCAAGAACTTTTTCCAAACCTATTTGGAAACAGCGAGACCCGCAGTTTCCAAAAAGTAAATGGTGGCACACCGATGCACCTTTTGTAGGTTTTAGAATCGTAAGACCATATAAGACACCTAACCAAGAAGTACAGCATAGTTACTGGCTTGGAAAAGAATAG
- a CDS encoding DUF1080 domain-containing protein: MKYFITVLCIAMVLSSCEQQKSTSLFNGKDLNGWHVDVPEMDTVPNTINPFIIRNGMLVSLGTPRGHLITDDIYKDYRLEVEYRFPGEPGNCGVLVHASTPRALYKMFPKSLEVQMQHEDAGDFWVIVEDIEVDDMVERRGPKEEWGITEGKKRRIINLTDGSEKSLGEWNTMMIECLKDEIKVWVNGDLVNHGFNATVTSGQIAIQAEGSEVEFRKIDISSIDAISK, encoded by the coding sequence ATGAAATATTTTATAACAGTTCTATGTATTGCAATGGTTCTTTCCTCTTGTGAACAGCAAAAATCAACAAGCCTTTTTAATGGAAAAGACTTAAATGGTTGGCATGTTGATGTGCCTGAAATGGATACTGTTCCAAATACCATAAATCCATTTATCATTAGAAATGGGATGTTGGTGAGCTTGGGTACTCCAAGAGGTCATCTAATCACGGATGACATATACAAAGATTATAGATTGGAAGTGGAGTATCGTTTTCCTGGAGAACCGGGAAATTGCGGTGTATTGGTACATGCCTCAACTCCAAGGGCCTTATATAAAATGTTTCCGAAATCTTTGGAGGTACAAATGCAACATGAAGATGCCGGTGACTTTTGGGTCATTGTAGAAGATATAGAGGTTGATGATATGGTTGAACGAAGAGGTCCAAAGGAAGAATGGGGAATTACTGAAGGTAAAAAACGAAGGATCATTAACCTTACGGATGGTTCTGAAAAGTCATTGGGTGAATGGAATACCATGATGATCGAATGTCTAAAAGATGAGATAAAAGTTTGGGTAAACGGAGATTTGGTCAATCATGGATTTAATGCCACGGTTACTAGTGGTCAAATAGCAATACAAGCAGAAGGTTCCGAAGTAGAATTTCGAAAAATAGATATTTCATCGATAGATGCTATATCAAAATAA
- a CDS encoding acyltransferase family protein, with the protein MEQTPSKRLFSLDVFRGMTMFLLIAEAAGFHHSFYELVKDTPFLSGLGEQLHHHPWHGFRFWDLIQPFFMFIVGVAMPFSIGKHLKTGTRKAVTRHILKRCFLLFAFGVLLHCVYSHALVWELWNVLVQLAFTILIAYAIMNLSNRNQILISIGLLVLTELLYRFYDPAAPFNNGASFGSFMDRIFMGKINGDGWVTINFVPTAAHTIWGVVCGRLLLNKSDAAQKLKAFVLWGSIAVVLGIVLDVLNITPVIKRLATSSFTLLSGGIAVLVLALFYWHIDLKENAKKWMRIFSVVGTNSIFIYLLAETVGIQWFRGFGKIFTHGILHPLGMGEHSIMVINSLFVLFIFWYLTYFLDKKKVYFKV; encoded by the coding sequence ATGGAACAAACACCTTCAAAACGTTTATTTTCCTTGGATGTATTCCGAGGAATGACCATGTTCCTGCTTATTGCTGAGGCCGCTGGGTTCCATCATTCTTTTTACGAATTGGTCAAGGATACTCCATTTCTTTCTGGACTAGGGGAACAATTGCATCATCATCCTTGGCATGGGTTTCGTTTTTGGGATTTGATTCAACCTTTTTTTATGTTCATAGTTGGAGTAGCTATGCCGTTCTCAATTGGAAAGCATTTGAAAACTGGCACTAGAAAAGCTGTGACCCGTCATATCCTTAAACGATGTTTCCTATTATTTGCCTTTGGAGTCTTGCTGCATTGTGTGTACAGCCATGCATTAGTTTGGGAACTCTGGAATGTATTGGTACAGTTGGCGTTCACCATCTTAATTGCCTATGCAATCATGAATTTATCTAATCGAAACCAAATACTAATTTCAATAGGCCTTTTGGTGCTTACCGAATTGCTTTACCGTTTTTACGACCCTGCAGCTCCCTTTAACAACGGGGCTAGTTTTGGTTCTTTTATGGACCGTATTTTCATGGGAAAGATCAATGGTGATGGTTGGGTGACCATTAATTTTGTCCCTACAGCAGCGCATACCATTTGGGGTGTAGTTTGCGGGCGACTTCTTTTAAATAAAAGCGATGCTGCACAAAAATTGAAAGCGTTTGTGCTTTGGGGAAGCATTGCAGTGGTCTTGGGGATAGTACTGGATGTTTTAAATATCACACCTGTTATTAAAAGATTGGCCACTAGCTCATTTACATTATTGTCAGGTGGAATAGCTGTCTTAGTGCTTGCCCTGTTTTACTGGCACATTGATTTGAAGGAAAACGCAAAAAAATGGATGCGAATTTTTTCTGTGGTAGGCACCAATTCCATTTTTATATACCTATTGGCAGAAACTGTCGGTATTCAGTGGTTTAGGGGGTTTGGCAAAATCTTTACGCATGGAATTCTCCATCCTTTGGGAATGGGAGAGCATAGTATTATGGTCATCAATTCACTTTTTGTGCTCTTCATTTTTTGGTATCTGACATATTTCTTGGATAAAAAGAAGGTCTATTTCAAAGTGTAG
- a CDS encoding vanadium-dependent haloperoxidase yields MKMIKSWIIIGLVAMLLIVSCGETHKPEELGAYFENSITEYNRKLTDVIVADIFTPPVASRIYAYSNIAAYEGIRFMDSTKVSLGGQLNDLNLTAKPDSNKKYYYPLTSMVAFLNVAKVLVFDIERVDNLRIDLLKDVQEIGIDKEIFENSIALGDAISQEVIQRASSDGYLRRTALPRYSVNKDPGRWKPTPPDYMEAIEPHWNTIKPFVLDSAGQFDPGLPTSFDISDNSQFFKEATEVYETVKNVDSTQLEIAKFWDCNPNISTTKGHVMYFQQQISPGGHWVHITAQVLDEKETNAVDASATLAQVSIAIADAFISCWDQKYKSSLTRPETFINEHIDPDWAPILQTPAFPEHTSGHSVASSAAATVLTHIFGDNYAFADKTEVPYGLPVRSYKSFSHAAKEAAISRLYGGIHYRPAIELGVQQGKAVGEHVIEQIDLD; encoded by the coding sequence ATGAAAATGATTAAGTCATGGATTATAATAGGTTTGGTGGCTATGTTGCTTATAGTCTCTTGTGGTGAAACACATAAGCCGGAAGAATTGGGGGCCTATTTTGAGAATAGCATTACAGAATACAATCGAAAACTTACTGATGTTATAGTAGCAGATATTTTTACGCCCCCTGTAGCAAGCAGAATTTATGCCTATTCAAATATTGCGGCATACGAGGGCATTCGTTTTATGGATTCCACAAAGGTTTCACTTGGAGGACAGTTGAACGACCTAAATCTTACCGCAAAACCAGATTCAAATAAAAAGTATTACTATCCCCTAACCTCCATGGTCGCTTTTCTTAATGTGGCCAAAGTGCTGGTTTTTGATATAGAAAGAGTAGATAATCTCCGCATAGACCTTTTGAAGGATGTGCAAGAAATTGGAATCGATAAAGAAATTTTTGAAAACTCCATTGCGTTGGGAGATGCTATCTCACAAGAAGTAATTCAACGTGCAAGTTCAGATGGCTATTTACGACGTACTGCCCTACCCCGTTATAGCGTAAATAAAGATCCGGGACGATGGAAGCCCACTCCACCTGATTATATGGAAGCCATTGAGCCTCATTGGAACACAATCAAACCTTTTGTATTGGATTCCGCAGGACAGTTTGACCCCGGTTTACCTACAAGTTTTGATATTTCTGATAACTCACAATTTTTCAAGGAGGCTACCGAAGTATATGAAACAGTAAAAAATGTTGATTCAACCCAATTGGAAATAGCAAAATTCTGGGATTGCAACCCCAATATTTCGACTACCAAAGGTCATGTAATGTACTTTCAACAACAAATTTCACCTGGTGGGCATTGGGTCCACATTACAGCTCAAGTGTTGGATGAGAAAGAAACAAATGCAGTAGATGCTTCGGCAACACTTGCCCAAGTAAGTATTGCCATAGCGGATGCCTTTATCAGTTGTTGGGACCAAAAATATAAAAGTAGCCTTACTCGCCCAGAAACCTTTATCAATGAACATATTGACCCCGATTGGGCACCAATCCTACAGACACCAGCATTTCCAGAACATACTTCTGGGCATAGTGTAGCTTCTTCAGCTGCTGCGACAGTATTGACTCATATTTTTGGAGACAACTATGCTTTTGCAGATAAAACAGAAGTGCCATATGGACTTCCTGTTCGTAGCTATAAATCTTTTAGCCATGCAGCTAAAGAGGCGGCAATAAGCAGACTTTATGGTGGAATCCATTATCGACCAGCTATAGAATTGGGAGTACAGCAAGGTAAAGCCGTGGGTGAACATGTTATTGAACAAATAGATTTGGACTGA
- a CDS encoding VCBS repeat-containing protein yields MKKNAILVFIYCVLAFIVSCKKTNNAKFHLLSASESGIDFNNEIVENDSINVFNFMNIYTGAGTAVGDINNDGLVDVYFSGNMVSGRLYLNKGNMKFEDITEKSGLINNRWGTGAAMVDINQDGFLDIYICVSGSAQLEERANMLYINNGDNTFTEKAAEYGLDDKRQSMHAAFFDYDKDNDLDMYLLVNPAAYEYNVNVSNPRKLDGSSVSNDRLYRNDGNGKFTDVSLTSGILVEGYGLGVGISNINDDSWPDIYVSNDFVGNDILYINQGDGTFKDELDTYLKHTSYAGMGNDIADIDNNGKPDIMVLDMHPEDNLRQKLIISSTGYDRFNFMLEAGYSPQYTRNTLQLNQGEGRFSEIGYLAGVSSTDWSWSALLADYDNDGHKDLYVTNGFLRDLGNLDYIHYQNRSNSPMGDRETKVKEKLNSIHNLPRAELVNYVFKNKGNTAFENTSGEWGIRDKSCSNGATFADLDNDGDLDLVVNNVNQNAFVYENTSKKENGNFLQIELKGNKGNLEGIGSRIKVASESNTQYYQHYLSRGYESSVDPTVHFGLGQDTIVTAVEIWWPDDSYQKIANVKSNQKLVIRQSESKKVEAHNEISLIETSKWFVEITDTLGINYFQKEDPIVDFRIQPILPHMHSRGGPGIAVGDVDSNGMEDFYVGGAAGSTGQIYMQKEDGFKNTFVGYQERLREDMGMLFFDANGDGHQDLYVVSGGIPTSYTEDVYQDRLYVNDGKGNFSLTDALPVVNISGSCVTAADFDKDGDLDLFVGGRVNPGSYPMPVTSQLYENISTEGKPKFREIGQSIQHWEKLTMVTSAIWSDYDNDGWSDLIVVGEFMPITLFHNDQGKLNLVESHAGLDKSEGWWNSISSGDFDNDGDMDYVVGNLGLNTKYRASKDEPLCIYAKDYDKDGRIDPIMCYYNDGENYISHTRDKLIEQVNAMRGRFQTYQSYAEKTFKESFLPEELEDAYVVKSHVFESSYIENLGNGKFQLTALPLSAQVAPTEGLVVEDFDQDGNIDLLLTGNSYVTEVSNGRYDAQYGTLLKGNGDGTFEYIELEKSGLANNYDSSGLAQLKNKDGRLFIIVGNNSGPLKVFESQFKNKELKFIDISEDSMNAIITFTNGKKQKLEFQYGSGYLSQNSRRLFINDKIEQIEITNYKGITKTVYEND; encoded by the coding sequence ATGAAGAAGAATGCCATACTTGTTTTTATCTATTGTGTGCTTGCATTTATTGTTTCTTGCAAAAAAACGAACAATGCAAAATTCCATTTGCTGAGTGCATCAGAATCTGGTATTGACTTCAACAATGAAATAGTTGAAAATGACAGCATCAATGTGTTCAATTTCATGAACATCTATACTGGTGCGGGCACAGCTGTTGGCGATATTAACAATGATGGATTGGTAGACGTTTATTTTAGCGGCAATATGGTTTCAGGTAGACTCTATCTTAATAAAGGAAACATGAAATTTGAAGATATCACTGAAAAATCTGGACTGATCAACAATCGTTGGGGTACTGGTGCTGCCATGGTCGATATTAATCAAGATGGTTTTTTGGATATCTATATATGCGTTTCTGGCAGCGCGCAATTAGAGGAGCGGGCCAACATGCTCTACATTAATAACGGTGACAACACCTTTACTGAAAAAGCTGCAGAATATGGTCTGGATGACAAACGCCAATCCATGCATGCCGCCTTTTTTGACTATGATAAGGATAATGATCTAGACATGTATCTTTTGGTGAACCCAGCTGCATATGAATACAACGTAAATGTCAGCAATCCAAGAAAGTTGGATGGCTCATCTGTAAGCAACGATCGTTTGTACAGAAATGATGGCAATGGAAAATTCACAGATGTTTCGCTAACATCCGGTATTCTTGTGGAGGGCTACGGACTGGGTGTGGGCATATCCAACATCAATGACGATTCATGGCCAGACATATATGTTTCCAACGATTTTGTGGGCAATGATATCCTGTACATTAACCAAGGGGACGGGACGTTCAAGGACGAATTGGACACTTACTTAAAGCATACTTCCTACGCGGGAATGGGCAACGATATTGCGGATATTGATAACAATGGCAAGCCGGATATTATGGTTTTGGACATGCATCCAGAAGATAATTTGCGACAAAAATTGATTATTTCCTCTACCGGGTATGATCGATTCAACTTTATGCTGGAAGCTGGTTATTCTCCACAATACACCAGAAATACACTTCAACTAAATCAAGGTGAAGGCAGGTTTAGTGAAATTGGCTATTTGGCCGGGGTAAGCAGTACCGACTGGAGCTGGAGTGCGCTATTGGCAGATTATGACAATGATGGTCATAAAGACCTATATGTCACCAATGGATTTTTAAGGGATTTAGGGAATTTGGATTATATCCACTATCAAAATAGAAGTAATAGCCCTATGGGTGATAGAGAAACCAAAGTCAAGGAAAAATTAAATTCCATTCATAATTTACCTCGGGCCGAACTGGTCAACTATGTGTTTAAGAATAAGGGTAATACCGCCTTTGAAAATACATCTGGGGAATGGGGGATACGTGATAAAAGTTGTTCCAATGGAGCTACTTTTGCCGACCTGGACAATGATGGAGACTTGGATTTGGTGGTGAACAACGTAAATCAAAACGCGTTTGTTTATGAAAACACCAGTAAAAAAGAGAACGGTAATTTTCTGCAAATAGAATTAAAAGGTAATAAAGGGAATCTTGAAGGAATTGGCTCTCGGATTAAGGTTGCTTCAGAAAGCAACACTCAATATTATCAACATTACTTAAGTAGAGGTTATGAATCTAGCGTTGACCCAACTGTTCATTTTGGCTTAGGCCAAGACACCATTGTTACTGCCGTAGAGATATGGTGGCCCGATGATTCCTATCAAAAAATAGCGAATGTAAAATCGAACCAAAAGCTTGTAATTAGACAATCCGAATCGAAAAAGGTCGAAGCTCACAATGAAATTTCGCTTATTGAAACAAGTAAATGGTTTGTAGAAATTACGGACACCTTAGGTATCAATTATTTTCAAAAAGAAGATCCAATCGTAGACTTCCGTATTCAACCAATTCTTCCGCACATGCATTCTCGTGGAGGTCCTGGTATAGCTGTTGGTGATGTTGATTCCAATGGAATGGAAGATTTTTATGTGGGAGGGGCAGCCGGTTCTACTGGTCAAATCTACATGCAAAAAGAAGACGGTTTCAAAAATACCTTTGTGGGTTATCAAGAACGGTTAAGAGAAGACATGGGTATGCTGTTTTTTGATGCCAATGGAGATGGACATCAAGATTTATATGTTGTAAGTGGCGGCATCCCTACTTCTTACACAGAGGATGTGTATCAAGATAGATTATATGTAAATGATGGAAAAGGAAATTTTTCACTGACCGATGCATTGCCCGTTGTTAATATAAGTGGTTCATGTGTTACGGCAGCTGATTTTGATAAAGACGGAGACTTGGACCTGTTTGTTGGAGGAAGAGTTAATCCGGGTAGTTACCCAATGCCTGTAACCAGTCAGTTGTATGAGAATATCTCCACAGAAGGTAAACCCAAGTTTAGGGAAATAGGGCAAAGTATACAGCATTGGGAAAAATTGACCATGGTCACTTCCGCTATTTGGTCCGATTACGATAATGATGGATGGTCTGACCTGATCGTTGTGGGCGAATTTATGCCCATAACGCTTTTTCATAATGATCAAGGCAAACTAAACCTTGTAGAAAGTCATGCAGGCCTGGATAAATCAGAAGGTTGGTGGAACAGCATATCAAGTGGTGATTTTGATAATGATGGGGATATGGATTATGTAGTTGGAAATTTGGGTTTAAATACTAAATACCGAGCCTCCAAAGATGAACCTTTGTGCATCTACGCCAAAGATTATGACAAGGACGGCAGAATTGATCCTATCATGTGTTATTACAACGATGGTGAAAATTACATTTCCCATACACGGGATAAACTTATAGAACAAGTCAATGCGATGAGAGGGCGTTTCCAAACCTATCAATCCTATGCAGAAAAAACTTTTAAAGAATCTTTCTTGCCAGAAGAACTGGAAGATGCCTACGTGGTAAAAAGTCATGTATTTGAAAGTTCTTACATAGAGAACTTGGGAAATGGAAAATTTCAACTGACCGCGTTACCCCTGAGTGCACAAGTTGCCCCAACTGAAGGATTAGTGGTTGAAGATTTTGACCAAGATGGCAATATAGACCTTTTGCTGACGGGTAATTCATACGTAACCGAAGTCTCAAATGGCCGATATGATGCCCAATACGGCACACTTCTAAAAGGAAATGGCGATGGAACATTTGAGTATATTGAATTAGAAAAAAGTGGTCTTGCTAACAATTATGATTCAAGCGGTCTTGCACAACTAAAAAACAAGGACGGCAGATTATTCATTATTGTGGGGAACAATAGTGGCCCATTAAAGGTGTTTGAATCCCAGTTCAAGAATAAGGAATTGAAATTCATTGACATAAGTGAGGATAGTATGAATGCCATTATCACTTTTACAAATGGAAAAAAGCAGAAATTGGAGTTTCAATACGGGTCGGGTTATCTATCACAGAACTCTAGAAGATTATTTATAAATGATAAAATTGAACAAATAGAAATAACTAATTATAAGGGCATTACAAAAACAGTTTATGAAAATGATTAA